Proteins from a single region of Salvelinus sp. IW2-2015 linkage group LG4p, ASM291031v2, whole genome shotgun sequence:
- the clptm1 gene encoding putative lipid scramblase CLPTM1, whose protein sequence is MASQETEASPQANGEVSSNGAAAVVDGQAVQTAAGDPAQQPPAPPANAWSVIKGVLFRIFVIWAISSWFRRGSSTPDPSTPAGAPHLPSRNLFPKESLMDLYVYISQDEVFSDFNDTQSLFWFHRDLVYGDWNTGEDGDGCYEHSIDLDIPEKVQMNGSLYIHVYFTKTGFHPDPKRKGQYRRLATVHATRMLNKFKRRKFVKTKNLLTGETETDPEMIKRAESHGPVEIISHWHPNLTINMVDDHTAWVKGSVPPPLDQHVKFDAVSGDYYPIVYFNDYWNLQKDYYPINETLQSLPLRLSYCPLSLWRWQLYAAQNARSPWNFLPEDTYEQSDEDQDSVKVALLETNPYLLGVTIVVSIVHSIFEFLAFKNDIQFWNSRQSMEGLSVRSIIFGVFQSLVVLLYILDNETNFVVQVSVFIGLLIDFWKITKVMDVKLDRENKLFGILPRLSIKDKSTYVQSSTKVFDDMAFKYLSWLLYPLFGCYAVYSVLYQEHKGWYSFVLGMLYGFLLTFGFITMTPQLFINYKMKSVAHLPWRMLTYKALNTFIDDLFAFVIKMPMMYRIGCLRDDVVFFVYLYQRWIYRVDPNRMNEFGTSGAEPTGVDPNKDSTXPGEVTATGEVAAITEKAEEEKKND, encoded by the exons gtgagcaGCAATGGCGCGGCTGCAGTCGTGGATGGCCAGGCCGTACAGACTGCTGCTGGGGACCCTGCACAGCAACCGCCGGCTCCACCAGCCAACGCATGGTCGGTCATAAAGGGAGTCCTCTTCAG GATCTTTGTCATCTGGGCCATCAGTAGCTGGTTCCGCAGAGGGTCCTCTACACCAGACCCCAGTACCCCGGCTGGGGCACCGCATTTACCCAGCCGAAACCTTTTCCCCAAGGAAAGCCTCATG GACCTGTATGTGTACATCTCACAGGACGAGGTGTTCTCTGACTTCAACGACACACAGTCCCTGTTCTGGTTCCATAGAGACCTGGTCTACGGAGACTGGAACACTGGAGAAGATGGGGACGGCTGCTATGAGCACTCAATAGATCTGGACATCCCAgag AAGGTGCAAATGAATGGTTCCCTCTACATCCACGTGTATTTCACGAAGACTGGATTCCACCCAGACCCCAAGCGCAAGGGCCAGTATCGTCGGCTAGCGACAGTCCATGCCACGCGTA TGCTGAACAAGTTCAAACGCAGGAAGTTCGTGAAGACTAAGAACCTGCTGACGGGGGAGACCGAGACCGACCCGGAGATGATCAAG cgaGCGGAGAGCCACGGCCCAGTGGAGATCATCTCCCACTGGCACCCCAACCTCACCATCAACATGGTGGACGACCATACAGCCTGGGTCAAGGGCTCGGTCCCCCCTCCACTGGACCAAC ATGTGAAGTTTGACGCGGTGAGCGGCGACTACTATCCTATCGTCTACTTCAACGACTACTGGAACCTGCAGAAAGACTACTACCCCATCAATGAGACTCTGCAGTCGCTGCCTCTGCGCCTGTCCTACTGCCCGCTGTCCCTGTGGCGCTGGCAGCTCTACGCTGCCCAGAATGCCCGCTCACCATGGAACTTCCTGCCAGAGGACACCTATGAGCAGTCTGACGAGGACCAGGACTCTGtcaag GTGGCCCTGCTGGAAACMAACCCCTACCTCCTGGGCGTGACCATTGTGGTCTCAATCGTTCACAGCATCTTCGAGTTCCTGGCATTCAAGAATG acatccAGTTCTGGAACAGCAGGCAGTCCATGGAGGGTCTCTCTGTGCGCTCCATCATCTTCGGGGTGTTCCAGTCCCTGGTGGTGCTGCTCTACATCCTGGACAATGAGACTAACTTTGTGGTGCAG GTCAGCGTGTTCATCGGCCTGCTCATCGACTTCTGGAAGATCACCAAGGTCATGGACGTCAAG TTGGACAGAGAAAACAAATTGTTCGGGATCCTCCCACGCTTATCAATAAAAGACAAGTCAACGTACGTGCAGTCCTCCACCAAAGTCTTCGACGAC ATGGCTTTCAAGTACCTTTCTTGGCTGCTGTACCCTCTGTTCGGGTGCTATGCCGTCTACAGTGTGTTGTACCAAGAGCACAAAGGCTGGTACTCATTCGTACTGGGCATGCTCTATGGCTTCTTGTTAACCTTTG GTTTCATCACGATGACGCCACAGCTGTTCATCAACTATAAGATGAAGTCTGTGGCCCACCTCCCATGGAGGATGCTCACCTACAAGGCACTGAACACCTTCATCGACGACCTGTTCGCCTTTGTCATCAAGATGCCCATGATGTACAGGATAGGATGTCTCAGAGACG ACGTAGTATTCTTTGTCTACCTGTACCAGCGCTGGATCTACAGGGTGGATCCCAACCGGATGAACGAATTTGGCACCAGCGGAGCGGAACCCACTGGAGTGGACCCTAACAAGGACAGCACAGYACCGGGGGAGGTCACAGCCACAGGGGAGGTCGCCGCCATAACAGAGaaagcagaggaggagaagaagaacgaTTAA